TTGCTGATCCACAATGTTGACCGACCAGGCGTCATCGGGATGGTTGGAAAGGTCTTAGGTGATCATGGAATTAACATTCTCCGGATGCAATGTGCGTTGGAAAAGCGGGGAGGGGATGCGTTGCTGATCATCGGGTCCGACACAGAGTTTCCCGCTTCGGCCTTGGACGAAATCCGATCAAGCTCGAATATTCGTTCTGTCAAAATCGCAAACCTCTCATAACGGTGTTCGTCATGAGGGTGTTATGACCTTTGCTCCTCCGAGTCGCCGTCCTTCATCGGAGAAGCTTTCTCCTACCCATGAGCACTCATTAGTCCCTGTGGGGATGGCCACCATCCTTCCAGAGGCCGCCAATTACCTGAGGCAACTCGAGTCCGATCTGCTCGCCAGCTTCCATCAATATGGGTACGATGAAATTATCCTCCCGACATTCGAGTATTTCGATGTCCTCGCGCCTGGCCTTGAACCAGCCTTACTGGAACAGTCCTACAAGATCGTCGATCGGACGACCGGCCGTATTCTGCTGTTGAGACCAGATGTCACCGCACAAATTGCACGAACGGTGGCCATGGGCATGCTCGGCACTCGGTTGCCGTTACGTTTGTCGTACCGAGCCACCGTCTTTCGCTATGAGCCCGAACATGCCGGACGTGATCGAGAACTCTTTCAAGTCGGTGCCGAGCTGATCGGGGCTGATGACTCGTCCGCAGATTGCGAGATCATCATGTTGATGATCGAATCCCTGCGCCAGATCGGATTGTCTTCCTTCAAGATTTCGCTCGGGCACGTCGGGTTTTTTAAAGGACTTCTCGTGCGTGCCGGCCTGTCCCCTGAAGGCCGGAAGCGGGCAGAGCAGGCTGCGGCAAGAAAGGACTTTCCCTGGCTTGGAGAAATTCTCTCACACGAGCGTGTAGGCAAGCGATCCGCCCGCGCAATTTTGGATGCACTGGAGCTTTGCGGGAGGGCGGACGTCCTTTCAAAAGGGCGCGCCTTGGCCAGGGGTGAACAACCGCTGATCCGATCCTTAGACCGATTGGCACAGGTCTATGACTCGCTTGGCGCGATGGGATTACAGGATGACGTACTCCTGGATCTCGGAGAATTTCGCGAGTTTGAGTATTATGACGGGATTGTGTTCGATGTTTTCACAGACGGTATTGGAATCGAGTTAGGTGGCGGCGGGCGATACGACCGTTTAATTGGCCGCTTTGGTCGAGACATTCCATCCACTGGATTCGCGCTCAACGTAGATCGGATCTTTCGTGGACTGAACCTCACTCATACCCCAAAGGCTCTGACGCCGGCAATCCTTGTCGTCGGTCCGGTGACTCAAACAAAAGAGATCGTATCGGTGGCCCAACAACTACGTCGGACAGGTGCTCGAGTCATTCAACGAGCTGTGCCAGCATCGACTCGTGATCTTGTCAAGGTAGCCGCCGATGCTGGGCTCGACGCTGCCGTTCCTACCACCATCGTCATCGGTTCAGGTACGATGGGCCATGGCCACGTGACTGTACTCCAGCATCGCGGACGTGAGCGCACAGGGAAAACGAGCGCTCCACCACACACGAAAACGATGTTACTGCGTGACCTTCTTGCAAGCTTTAGCACGAACCGCGAAGGTGTGTCATGAAATCCGTTGGCGCCGTCGATCTCTCTCAACCAAAACTTCCCCCACAGAATCTTGAGGCAGAACAGTCGGTGCTTGGGGCCATCCTTCTGGATAACGCTGCCATGCCGAAAGCCATGGAACTCCTCGTCGATGAAGATTTCTATCGGACGGCTCACAAACGCATCTACCAAGCCATGCTGGAACTGTCCGACACCGGCGAAGTGATCGACCAGATCACGCTGACCGAGCAGCTCAAGTCTCGCGGGGAGCTTGAGGCGATCGGAGGCGCCGCCTATCTTGCAGAACTCGTCCAGATGGTCCCGAGCTCGGCCAACATTCGCTACCACTGCAAGATCGTACGTGACAAGGCTGTCGCGAGGCAGTTGATCAGCACCTCCACGGAAGTGTTGACCAGGGGGTATGAAGGAACGGCTTCTATCGATGACCTTCTCGATTTTGCCGAACGATCGGTCTTCAGCATCGCGCAAGGCAAGCTCGAGCGTGCATTTAGTCCGATCAGCCAGGTCATTAAGGAAAGCTTGGATGTCATTGATCAGCTCTCAAAACGAAAGGAACACGTCACCGGAGTCCCGACCGGTTACTATGACCTTGACGACCTCACAGCAGGGTTGCAAGCCTCCGATTTAGTGGTGGTGGCCGGACGGCCCAGCATGGGGAAGACAAGCCTGGCATTAGGGTTTGCCACACATGCCGCCATCCATGCCAACGCCGTCGTCGGCATTTTCAGCTTGGAAATGTCCAAGCCCCAGATCGTGCTTCGCATGCTCAGTTCGGAAGCGCGAGTCGATTCGCATGCGCTGCGAACCGGGAAACTCCAAAAAGAAGATTGGTGGCGTTTGGCAGAGGCCGCAGGACGGTTGGAGCAAGCACCGATCTTTATCGACGACACCGGCGGCATCACCGTTCAACAGATGCGCGGCAAAGCCCGACGACTCAAGGCTGAAAAGGGGCTGGATTTACTCCTCGTGGACTACTTGCAGCTCATGCAAGGGCGTAGCGATTCTGAATCTCGTCAGCAAGAAATATCCGATATCTCCCGCTCATTGAAAGCTTTGGCCAAGGAACTCAATGTCCCGGTGGTCGCCCTCTCGCAGCTGAGCCGTGCGGTCGAGGCTCGCAAGCCTCCGATTCCCATGCTGGCAGACTTACGTGAAAGCGGGGCGATTGAACAGGATGCCGATGTCGTCATGTTTATCTACCGAGAAGATGTCTACGACCAGAATTCGGAGCGTAAGGGGATCGCCGACATCATCGTGAGCAAACATCGAAACGGGCCCATCGGAAAGCGAGAACTATTTTTCCAGGACCGTTTTGCCAAGTTTGAAAGCCTCGATCTGCGCGAAGCCTAACTCGGTTTGCGCAACACTCGAACACTCGGTATAATCTTGGGTGTTCCTTCTCTATCCACATCCGAACGAACACCGATAGGGACATCCCCAATGGCTTTGAGCTTTCGATCGTCTTGGCATCATCTCACTGTCCAAGGAATAAGACTGACCATCCTATTTCTGCCCTGTGCCCTGGTCGCGTGCGTGACTGCAACTCAGCCACACATAACGGATCCGCTTCCTGCCACGACCACGCAGCAAGCGCCACAGACCGCTCCAGAATCAGATGCGACCTATCATTTTATGATGGGACATCAAGCGGAGCTCGCCCAAGATCTTGATACAGCCTTGAAGGAGTACCAGGCTGCACTCAAGGCCGATCCACAATCACATGAAGTCAAATCGAGACTGGCAGCACTACATTTTGCACTCGGTGATACAACGAAGGCCGTCCAGTACGCCGAGGAAGTCGGACAAGGGTCCGGGCAAGACCCTCAACTCCTGACGCAGATGGCCGGTATTCTCGCCAGCGCGGGGAAACCAGAACGTGCACTCGAATTATTAGATCAAGCGATTGCACGCAACCCGGAGCGGGGAGAGTCGTACTTTCCAAAGGGGCTCATCTTACTCAATCAAAAACGAGTCGTCGAAGCCGAAGAGGCGGTCAAGAAAGGTTTGCAATATACCTCGGACTCACCGGTCGGCTATTACTACTTAGGACGCATCTCTATTGAAGCCGGAAATCTGGAACAGGCCCTCTCCAGCTTCGACCGTGCGATCACTGTGAACCCAGCTTTCGAGCCGGCGTATCTAGCCCAAGCATCAGTTTATGAGTCGCGCCAAGAGAAAGATAGGGCCATCGCCGTTTTAAAAAAATTCCTCGCGCAGGTGAATCCCAGAAACCGAGAAGTTCGTCAGCATCTGATCCAACTTTACATCGCCACCAAAGACTATGCCGGTGGTCTTGCAGAACTGAACACGATGCTGGAGGAAAACCCCGGCGATCTGGATGCCCAATTACGCATGGCACTGATCCATGGAGAACAAAAGGAGTTTTCACAGGCGATCGCTCAGCTGACCGACATTCTGAAGGCCAAACCGGCCGAATTGAAAGTGCGCGACTACCTTGGCTATCTGTACGAAGAGACGAAAGACTTTCCCAAGGCCATGGAAACCTATCGCTACAACCTCCACTTGGATCCAAGGTTTGTCGACAGTCACATTCATCTTGGGGTGCTCCTCTATCGGCTCAAGCAATTTCCCGAGGCTGTCACACATCTGGACGAAGCCGTTCGTCTCATGCCAAAGCAGCCAGAACCCCACATCGTGTTGGGCTTAGCACATCTGCAAAGCGAGGAGTTTGAAAAGGCCTCCGACGCGTTTCGAGAGGGGATTCGTCATAATCCCAAAAACGCCGACCTTCATTTCAACCTTGGTACGGCCTACGACAAGCTGAATCGTTTTGATGACGTGGAACGCGCAATGGAAACCGCCCTGTCCCTCGATCCCCACCATGCTGATGCGTTGAACTACCTCGGTTATAGCTATGCCGAACGAGGGATCAAGATCGACCAGGCCCTATCCCTCACCAAACAGGCGGTGGCACTCAAACCGGAAAATGGATACTACATCGATAGCCTTGGTTGGGCATTCTATAAATCGGGGCAGCTCTCTGAGGCGCTTACGGAAATCAAACGAGCCGTCTCACTCGTCGGCGACGACCCCGTCATCTATGAGCATCTCGGAGAGATTTACATGAAGCAGCAGAAGATGACCGACGCCCGTGACGCATGGATTCATTCGTTGGAGCTCGACCCCTCCAATGAAAAACTGCTCCAGCGCTTCCGCGAGCAGGGCATGGCCAATCCGGCCTACGAAGACCGGATTCAACAGGCCAAGCGCCGCGTTTCAGAGAAAATGCAACATCCCCAAGCCACTCCTCAAACCCATCCTGACTGATCACTGATCCTAGCGGGAAGCACTCTGATTCTCCCAGACTCTCGGCTCCTTACTTCCACGACCTAAAAGGACGCCAACCCCACCCGGATAGCTCCTGAGTGCCAATTCTTGGCACTCTCGAGCAGTTTATGGGAAGGCCAAGAAGCACCTTATCCGCTCAGCAACGACTGATTCTTCATAAGTTGTTGCATCATCAAGGATTGCTGGTACGCTAGGCCTTGTCACTGACCGGCACCAAACCTGCTATAGGCACCGGTAGGCGGCAACACAGGCGCCGCAGATGATCAACCGGGCCGTCAGTGAACCATCAACAAGGAGGCAGTACGATGTTGAAGTCGCTCCGCAAACAAGAGGGTTTTACCCTCATCGAGTTGATGATCGTCGTGGCGATCATCGGAATCCTGGCGGCCATCGCCATCCCTAACTTCTTGCAGTACCAGATGAAGTCTCGGCAGTCCGAGGCCAAGACGAACCTCGGTGCCATTAAGACATCTGAGGTGTCCTGGCAGGGTGAGCGTGGGTGCTTCCTGACGGTGGCCCTCGCACCGGCAGTCGCGCCGGCGGCCGGTACCAAGAGCCAGCCACAGAACTGGAACCTGGCTGGAGCAGCATGGCTTCTTCCCACCCCTGCAGCCGCCACTGGATGGTGTGTCGGTGCTGCTGGTGCCGGTATATCGTTGGGGACATTTGCTAATCTTGGATTCCAGGCAACGGGGAACGTCTTGTACCAGTACGGGACTGGGACCTATGCGGTTTCGTATACCTCTTGCCTGGGACCAACAGCGGCCCCCGCAGCCTTAATAACTGGTGAAAACGGTGCCACGGACGTTGGCCCGACGGCGGCCGGGTTCAGGGCGACAGCGGTGAGCAATCTGGACGGAGATGCTAACCTCTCGGTCTGGGCCTCGGCTGATGCCACGGGTGCGTCAGACTGCGTACCTGGCTTCTTCTAAGAAAGGGTAGGTCCTGAGTCGTGCGTGTGTCCCGCCGACTGGTGACGGTCGGCGGGACCTCGTGCATTTAGGGATCGAGTCGTTATGTCGAGCTTGTCATACCCGGCCACCCGTACTCACGCATTCTCAAAGAAACCTATCCTGGCATGGACCGCTGTCACGCTGATCACACTCATCTTCTTGGCACTGGTCATATTCCTCCAACGAAATCTAGATCTGCGTATCGATGCACATGCAGCCAAGATCGAAGAGCTCGCGCAACTACCTCGTGGAGAGTATCTCAAACCTGCTCTGTTGGGCTATCACCATGTGGGTGCCGATGTCTTGTGGTTACGACTCCTTCAAGTCCTCGGGAAAAAGAACAATACTGCCGACGAGTATGAGTGGCTGTACCATGCGCTCGACGTCGTCACCACATTGGATCCGCAGTACGCCTACGCCTACTACGTGGGTGGCGTGGTGCTGAACAACTATGCCAATCGCGTCGACCTGAGCAACCGCCTATTGGAAAAGGGACATCGTGCAAACCCAGGCGAATGGAATCTTCCCTTCTTGCTTGGCCATAACCACTATTTCGTCCTCGGGGATGCCACCAAGGGAGCTGACTACATCAGCACAGCGGCGCGCACTTCAGGCGCTCCAGATTTCCTTCCTGGTTTAGCGACACGAATGCATGCAGAGGCCGGCAATCCGGAAGTCGCTCTCCAGTTTCTCGAAGCATTGTGGAGAGAGAATCCAGACCTTGTCGTCCGGGAACAGCTAGAGACGCGGGCCAAGGAAGTGATAATCGAGCGTGATCTCAGAACACTCGAACGCGCAATCAAACACTACCGGACACAACATGGAATGGTCCCGAGGACACTCACAGACCTCATCTCTACAGGGTATCTTTCGCACATTCCAGAAGAGCCATTCGGTGGATCGTACGACCTCAATGCCAAGACAGGACACGTGACGAGCAGTACCCATTCCACCCGACTGAAAGTATTTCGGCGTGATCTGGAAGGCGGCATCTAGCCACTGGATCTCCCTATGAACATGACGCGTGAACAGATCGTGAGAATTGAGCACTTGTCGAAAGTGTTTCGCGTCGGTTTTTGGGGGCGACGTGTGACCGCTGTTGATGACTTGTCGCTTGAAGTACAGCAGGGAGAGATCTATGGCTTTCTAGGACCGAATGGGGCTGGAAAGACCACGACGATCAAGATGCTGATGGGGCTTATCTACCCCAGTAAGGGAACGGCAAGCCTATTTGGCCAACCAATCGGCAACCATATGGCGAAATCGAAGGTTGGATTTCTTCCGGAATCCCCATACTTCTATGATTATCTGACGAGTCGAGAATTCTTACGATTTTACGGACACCTTTTTGGACTCTTGGGGCGTACGCTTGAAAAACGCATTGATGAGTTGCTGGAGCTGGTCGGCATGACCCATGCGCGCGACCTACAATTACGAAAGTTCTCAAAGGGCATGTTGCAGCGGGTCGGGATCGCCCAGGCTATGATCAATGATCCTGAGTTGGTCATCTTGGATGAGCCGATGTCCGGGCTCGATCCGATTGGGAGAAAAGAAGTGCGAGATCTAATTCTTCGCCTCAAGGAGACTGGCAAGACCGTGATGTTCAGTTCACACATCCTTCACGATGCGGAGCTGCTGTGTGATCGTGTGGCTATGATCATGAAGGGAAAACTCGTCGCGTGTGGACTGGTGTCTGAATTGATCGACCACGGAACAACGCAAGAAGTAGAAATGGTCGTGGATCGACTCTCTCCCGAGGGTGTCGAACAGCTACGGCCCTTCACGCTCAAAACCGTGCTTCATGGAGAGCGCGTGGTTGCAACATTGGCCAGTCAGAGGCACGTCGATGACGCGTTGGAAGTCATCAGATCACACCAGGCCAAACTCGTGTCTCTTCTTCCTCATAAAGCATCGCTCGAGGATCTGTTCATTCGTAAGGCGAAGGGAGTGCATCATGTGACAGAGGTTCCTGCATGAAAGTGATCTCGATTGCGCTCAACACGTTCCGTGAAAATCTCAGAGATAAACTGCTCTACAACTTGTTAATCTTCGCGCTCCTCATGATCGGAAGCTCGCTGATCTTGATGCGCTTGACGCTGGGAGAATTTCATCGGCTGATTTTGGATATCGGACTGGGCAGCATCAACTTCTTCGGAGTCTTGATCGCCATCTTCGTAGGAATCGGTCTTGTCAGCAGGGAAATTGAGAAGAAAACCATCTATACGATCGTTTCAAAACCGGTCGCTCGCTTTCAGTTTCTTCTCGGCAAGTATGTAGGTCTCAGCCTGACACTTCTCATCAATACCGCGATCATGGCTGGTGGATTGCTGGTCGTCCTCTATGTGCAAGAGGTTCCGATCCATGCCGTGCTTTTCAAAGCGCTGGGCCTGATCGTCGTAGAGTTTATGGTCATCACAGCTGTCGCGCTGCTGTTTTCGACATTCTCAAGCGCCACGTTCAGTGCCATTTTTACCTTGGCTCTGTATGTGATCGGCCACCTCACACCTGACCTCAAGGCGTTCGGCGAAAAGATGGGGGGACTGGGGAAAACGATCGTGGAAGGGATGTATTACGTCCTGCCGAACCTCGACCGTTTCAACCTCAAAGGGCATGTCACCCATCAGATCGACGTACCGACAGGAGATCTGTTTGTGATTGGTCTTTATGGGATAGCCTACACCGCCTTCCTTCTCACCCTTGCTTCCGTCATCTTCCAACGGCGGGATTTTCGCTAACGACGACAGAGGCCGCGCTGTGTCACATCTCGTGAGCGTACTACCAGGGTTCCTCCATCATGTCGTAATAGCGCCTTCGGATGCGGAGGACACATGCCTTGCATATTTTCCCATCACCCCTGTGGTATAGCGCGGAATAGGAAACTTGACCTTCTTGAGTCGAGCGCTGATTTCTTTTTGTGATACCGCCACATCTAATCGACGCTTGACGATATCAAAGGTAATAATGTCACCGGTCTTCACAGCAGCGATCGGGCCTCCCTTGACCGCTTCAGGAGCAACATGCCCGGCCATCAATCCATGCGTTGCACCGGAGAACCGACCATCAGTCAGCAACGCAACTGAGTCGCCGAGCCCGGCTCCCACGATGGCTGCGGTCACGCCCAACATTTCCCGCATGCCAGGGCCCCCAGCCGGGCCTTCGTACCGAATCACCACGACGTCGCCAGGCTTTATGTGACCGGCCTTTACTGCCACAAATGCATCTTCCTCTCGATCATAGACTTTTGCCGGCCCTTGAAACTTGGTCATCGAATGGCCGGCCACCTTCACCACACAGCCTTCCGGTGCCAAATTTCCTTTCAGAATCACAAGCCCACCAGTTGACTTGATCGGGTGGGTGAGGGGACGCAAGACTTGTTGACCTGGTGTTTCATTGGCGGTCGAGGCTTCTTCACCAATCGTTCGTCCCGTCACTGTCGGTTGAGCACCATGGAGGAGTCCGGCATCAAGTAGTCGCTTCGCGACCAAGGTCGTGCCGCCTGCGGCAAAAAGATCCGCCGCGACATACTGGCCTCCTGGTTTCAGGTCAGCCAGAAGAGGGACCTTTCGATTGATCTTGTCAAAATCGTCAATGCTGAGTTTGATTCCCGACTCGCGAGCGATGGCGAGCAAATGTAGCACGGCATTCGTCGACCCTCCGGTGGTGGCGACGGCAGCAATGGCATTCTCCAGCGACTTCCGTGTGATGATCTGGCGCGGACGGAGATTCTGTTTGACGAGATTCATCACCATCTGGCCGCACTCAAATGCCACATCATCTTTTCGGCCATCCATGGCAGGAACCCCGTTACGACCCATCGGTGAAATGCCCAGAAATTCAAACGCAATGGCCATCGTATTGGCAGTGAACTGTCCCCCACAGGCCCCAGGCCCAGGACAGGCATGGTCTTCCAAGTCTTTGAGCTCGGCATCGGTCATCTTTCCGGACGCATGTTTGCCGACGGCTTCAAAGACATCCTGAATCGTGACGTCATGCCCCTGAAACTGTCCCGGCATAATCGACCCGCCGTACAGCATGAGCGACGGAAGATTCAAGCGCGCGAGTGCCATGACGGTCCCAGGAATCGTCTTGTCACAACCAGATAGTGCGACGACCGCATCAAACATGTGCCCACGTGCAACAAGCTCGATCGAATCTGCAATGACCTCTCGGCTGATTAAAGAGGCTTTCATTCCTTCGGTCCCCATCGAAATCCCATCCGAAACAGCAATGGTATTGTATTCGATCGGGGTTCCACCAGCTGCTCGAATACCGGCTTTCACTCGCTCAGCAAGCCGCCGTAAATGAAAATTACAAGGCATCACCTCGATCCAGGTGTTGGCGACACCGACCAGCGGTTTGGTGAGGTCGTCGTCCGTAAACCCCACAGCCTTCAGCATGGCCCTCGCCGGGGCACGTCCCGGGCCGATTAACAAATCGTGGCTCTTGAGCTTCGCGTCATCTTGTTTGCGCATGGTGTTTGGTACTCAACTTTAATGGACGGACATGTTACTTGGTGGTGTAGGGGATGTGCCTGGGTCACGTGGGTTCTGACCGTGTGGGTTGGTCCCATGAGGATTCCCTCCGTGCGGGTTTCCACCATGCGGATACGCGCCATACGACATACCCCCTCCATGATGCGCTCCCGCACCTTTGTGCTGCTGCATCACCTTGTCATGTTCAGACTTCTCTTTCTCACGTTGCTCGGGTGTCAACACGGCCATCACATCACGCCGCATCTTGATAGCGGTCATGCGCAGTCCGACCTGGAGGTCTTTGCTCTGCCTCAGCTTTGCTTCAATCGCACTGAGATCGCCGTTCTCGTCATCCGTCAATGATTTTAATTCGCGTTCGGCAATTTTGATCTCAGCTTCGGTCTTGATACGAATGCGGTCCAGATTCAGTTGCACCTCCTTGAGCTTTGCAATCTGATCGGCCGTGAGCCCGATATCCTTTTCATGCTTGAGCAGATGGCGGATGAGATGGCCCGTCCCACTATGCATCACGCCTTTGCCATAGCCATGTTCCCCACCGACACCGTATGCACTTCCCGTATGGCCATAGCCCGGATCATTCGCCCATGAGTTGGGGACACTCCCTATCAGGAGACCAACCGAAGCTATCGCAACGACAGCGGTCGTTTTGGCTACAGACATCATGAAATCCTCCTTGGTTGAGACACTCTGGTCAAAAGCTTGCCATAGTGAGCTATGCAACGCAAGCGAACCCCTTTGACTCACTCCCAGGATTAGCGCCGCCGAGCGGTATCGAGAATGTCCGTGCGCGGATCTGGATGCCGTTGCTTGCTCAAACGTTCGTAGAGAACCCGATCTTCTTCGCTCACGCTCGTCGGCATCACAATCTGTAAAGCGAGGAAAAGATCTCCGTACGCACCCGTTGCAACCGGTAGTCCCTTTCCTTTCAGCCGCAATCTGCTATCGGCCTTGCTACCAGCCGGCACTTTGACCTTGACAGGCTCAGTTAAGGTTGGAGCGGTGACCTCCGCTCCGAGTGCGGCCTCCCATGGATAGACCGGAAGGGTGGCATGCAAATCAGAGCCCTGCTGACGGAAAATCGGATCGGGGAGAATGCTCACGTGGAGATACAAGTCACCCCGCTTTCCACTATAGGCACCGGGCTGGCCCTTTCCCGCAACTCTTACGCGAGTTCCATCTTGAACACCTGCAGGGATTCTCACTTCTATGGTCTTGTGCTGCATCGTTGTTCCACTCCCATGACAGGTCGTGCACGATTGCCCTCGCAAACGCCCACTCCCGACGCAGGTCGAGCAGGTTTGCGGCTCACGGAGCGTCACACGCTTCGTGACACCCGTCAACACTTCACGCAACGCCAGCTGAACATCGGTCTCGAGGTCCTCGCCCGGTGGGCTAAGATCGTCACGTTCGGCAGTCCTACGTCCGCGGTTCCCGAAGAGATTCTCAAAGAAATCCGAAAAGGGCTCGTTTCCGCCGCTGCCCTGACCGCGGGAATCTTGATCGGACCCCCAAGGCCCGCTGGCCCCTCGCGTCCAGGCCTGTTGACGCGCATTATTAAAGTTCTGCGCTTGCTCCCAATCTGTTCCGTACTGGTCGTATTTCTTACGTTTGTCGGG
The nucleotide sequence above comes from Nitrospira sp.. Encoded proteins:
- a CDS encoding ABC transporter ATP-binding protein gives rise to the protein MTREQIVRIEHLSKVFRVGFWGRRVTAVDDLSLEVQQGEIYGFLGPNGAGKTTTIKMLMGLIYPSKGTASLFGQPIGNHMAKSKVGFLPESPYFYDYLTSREFLRFYGHLFGLLGRTLEKRIDELLELVGMTHARDLQLRKFSKGMLQRVGIAQAMINDPELVILDEPMSGLDPIGRKEVRDLILRLKETGKTVMFSSHILHDAELLCDRVAMIMKGKLVACGLVSELIDHGTTQEVEMVVDRLSPEGVEQLRPFTLKTVLHGERVVATLASQRHVDDALEVIRSHQAKLVSLLPHKASLEDLFIRKAKGVHHVTEVPA
- the dnaB gene encoding replicative DNA helicase gives rise to the protein MKSVGAVDLSQPKLPPQNLEAEQSVLGAILLDNAAMPKAMELLVDEDFYRTAHKRIYQAMLELSDTGEVIDQITLTEQLKSRGELEAIGGAAYLAELVQMVPSSANIRYHCKIVRDKAVARQLISTSTEVLTRGYEGTASIDDLLDFAERSVFSIAQGKLERAFSPISQVIKESLDVIDQLSKRKEHVTGVPTGYYDLDDLTAGLQASDLVVVAGRPSMGKTSLALGFATHAAIHANAVVGIFSLEMSKPQIVLRMLSSEARVDSHALRTGKLQKEDWWRLAEAAGRLEQAPIFIDDTGGITVQQMRGKARRLKAEKGLDLLLVDYLQLMQGRSDSESRQQEISDISRSLKALAKELNVPVVALSQLSRAVEARKPPIPMLADLRESGAIEQDADVVMFIYREDVYDQNSERKGIADIIVSKHRNGPIGKRELFFQDRFAKFESLDLREA
- a CDS encoding J domain-containing protein, yielding MATAPRDYYKTLGVPRTASADDIKKAFRRLARQYHPDLHTGAKKAEMEKKFKELNEAQEVLSDPDKRKKYDQYGTDWEQAQNFNNARQQAWTRGASGPWGSDQDSRGQGSGGNEPFSDFFENLFGNRGRRTAERDDLSPPGEDLETDVQLALREVLTGVTKRVTLREPQTCSTCVGSGRLRGQSCTTCHGSGTTMQHKTIEVRIPAGVQDGTRVRVAGKGQPGAYSGKRGDLYLHVSILPDPIFRQQGSDLHATLPVYPWEAALGAEVTAPTLTEPVKVKVPAGSKADSRLRLKGKGLPVATGAYGDLFLALQIVMPTSVSEEDRVLYERLSKQRHPDPRTDILDTARRR
- a CDS encoding periplasmic heavy metal sensor; its protein translation is MMSVAKTTAVVAIASVGLLIGSVPNSWANDPGYGHTGSAYGVGGEHGYGKGVMHSGTGHLIRHLLKHEKDIGLTADQIAKLKEVQLNLDRIRIKTEAEIKIAERELKSLTDDENGDLSAIEAKLRQSKDLQVGLRMTAIKMRRDVMAVLTPEQREKEKSEHDKVMQQHKGAGAHHGGGMSYGAYPHGGNPHGGNPHGTNPHGQNPRDPGTSPTPPSNMSVH
- the hisZ gene encoding ATP phosphoribosyltransferase regulatory subunit, which translates into the protein MTFAPPSRRPSSEKLSPTHEHSLVPVGMATILPEAANYLRQLESDLLASFHQYGYDEIILPTFEYFDVLAPGLEPALLEQSYKIVDRTTGRILLLRPDVTAQIARTVAMGMLGTRLPLRLSYRATVFRYEPEHAGRDRELFQVGAELIGADDSSADCEIIMLMIESLRQIGLSSFKISLGHVGFFKGLLVRAGLSPEGRKRAEQAAARKDFPWLGEILSHERVGKRSARAILDALELCGRADVLSKGRALARGEQPLIRSLDRLAQVYDSLGAMGLQDDVLLDLGEFREFEYYDGIVFDVFTDGIGIELGGGGRYDRLIGRFGRDIPSTGFALNVDRIFRGLNLTHTPKALTPAILVVGPVTQTKEIVSVAQQLRRTGARVIQRAVPASTRDLVKVAADAGLDAAVPTTIVIGSGTMGHGHVTVLQHRGRERTGKTSAPPHTKTMLLRDLLASFSTNREGVS
- a CDS encoding ABC transporter permease subunit codes for the protein MKVISIALNTFRENLRDKLLYNLLIFALLMIGSSLILMRLTLGEFHRLILDIGLGSINFFGVLIAIFVGIGLVSREIEKKTIYTIVSKPVARFQFLLGKYVGLSLTLLINTAIMAGGLLVVLYVQEVPIHAVLFKALGLIVVEFMVITAVALLFSTFSSATFSAIFTLALYVIGHLTPDLKAFGEKMGGLGKTIVEGMYYVLPNLDRFNLKGHVTHQIDVPTGDLFVIGLYGIAYTAFLLTLASVIFQRRDFR
- a CDS encoding tetratricopeptide repeat protein translates to MTATQPHITDPLPATTTQQAPQTAPESDATYHFMMGHQAELAQDLDTALKEYQAALKADPQSHEVKSRLAALHFALGDTTKAVQYAEEVGQGSGQDPQLLTQMAGILASAGKPERALELLDQAIARNPERGESYFPKGLILLNQKRVVEAEEAVKKGLQYTSDSPVGYYYLGRISIEAGNLEQALSSFDRAITVNPAFEPAYLAQASVYESRQEKDRAIAVLKKFLAQVNPRNREVRQHLIQLYIATKDYAGGLAELNTMLEENPGDLDAQLRMALIHGEQKEFSQAIAQLTDILKAKPAELKVRDYLGYLYEETKDFPKAMETYRYNLHLDPRFVDSHIHLGVLLYRLKQFPEAVTHLDEAVRLMPKQPEPHIVLGLAHLQSEEFEKASDAFREGIRHNPKNADLHFNLGTAYDKLNRFDDVERAMETALSLDPHHADALNYLGYSYAERGIKIDQALSLTKQAVALKPENGYYIDSLGWAFYKSGQLSEALTEIKRAVSLVGDDPVIYEHLGEIYMKQQKMTDARDAWIHSLELDPSNEKLLQRFREQGMANPAYEDRIQQAKRRVSEKMQHPQATPQTHPD
- the ilvD gene encoding dihydroxy-acid dehydratase, with the translated sequence MRKQDDAKLKSHDLLIGPGRAPARAMLKAVGFTDDDLTKPLVGVANTWIEVMPCNFHLRRLAERVKAGIRAAGGTPIEYNTIAVSDGISMGTEGMKASLISREVIADSIELVARGHMFDAVVALSGCDKTIPGTVMALARLNLPSLMLYGGSIMPGQFQGHDVTIQDVFEAVGKHASGKMTDAELKDLEDHACPGPGACGGQFTANTMAIAFEFLGISPMGRNGVPAMDGRKDDVAFECGQMVMNLVKQNLRPRQIITRKSLENAIAAVATTGGSTNAVLHLLAIARESGIKLSIDDFDKINRKVPLLADLKPGGQYVAADLFAAGGTTLVAKRLLDAGLLHGAQPTVTGRTIGEEASTANETPGQQVLRPLTHPIKSTGGLVILKGNLAPEGCVVKVAGHSMTKFQGPAKVYDREEDAFVAVKAGHIKPGDVVVIRYEGPAGGPGMREMLGVTAAIVGAGLGDSVALLTDGRFSGATHGLMAGHVAPEAVKGGPIAAVKTGDIITFDIVKRRLDVAVSQKEISARLKKVKFPIPRYTTGVMGKYARHVSSASEGAITT